Proteins co-encoded in one Geothermobacter hydrogeniphilus genomic window:
- the bamA gene encoding outer membrane protein assembly factor BamA produces MFKFICAVVALLICVASPAWSQVYRVDDVTVDGNRRVEKEAILPLLFVKPGQKVTSEQIDRDIQAIYKLGRFEDISAEIIDQNGAKVLVYHLKERPLVRKVLFEGNDEFDDAKLESLVTLKTPDIYEPRVVDESVKAMKKEYFKEGFYGIEIKPEVQINDRAEAVVTFKIKEGDKVLVDNILFDGNEVIPDSKLRKIMETKERWWLSWLTGRGTFLEDVLQNDLELIADQYFNIGYLQVKVRKPVILISEDRKYVDIYIQIEEGDQFRVGKLDIAGDLIKPKAELLAELKTKPGDIFKRNVLRRDVLKLNDAYADQGYAYVNVAPLTQLDTERRLVDLKFDIEKGPLVRINRIHIAGNTKTRDKVIRREVQLAEGELFSSTKIKASRRRINNLGFFEEVEVSTNKTANEQLMDIDIQVKERPTGNFSIGAGYSSIDGLIAQGSVSQDNFLGLALKLNLSGSFGGRTTTYNIGLLDPHFLDTRFALGGDLFKTKYEYSEYDRASIGGDIKLGFQFGDDNSALFIYRYEQKDITDVDPAAAFEIKESLGRSTISSLSTRITRDRTDYRLDPTRGYLTEFSSELAGWGGSEQYAKLILQHRHFFPFKWETYFVIHGQIGYLGAIGDKTLPVDEKFFLGGLSSIRGFDWREVGPRVQLKDSTGTPIPGAYDYIGGDKEAFANFEYVFPLIKEVKFKGVVFFDIGNAWDTNEDYFSGMRYSTGAGIRWTSPMGPLRLEWGYNLDPMDGEQQSRFDFTMGKYF; encoded by the coding sequence ATGTTTAAATTTATTTGCGCCGTCGTTGCGCTGCTCATATGTGTTGCCTCTCCGGCTTGGAGCCAGGTCTACCGGGTTGACGATGTTACCGTCGATGGGAACCGGAGAGTCGAGAAGGAGGCCATCCTGCCGCTGCTGTTCGTCAAGCCGGGGCAGAAGGTGACCAGTGAACAGATCGATCGGGATATCCAGGCCATCTACAAGCTCGGTCGGTTCGAGGACATCAGTGCCGAGATCATTGATCAGAACGGCGCCAAGGTCCTGGTCTATCACCTCAAGGAACGCCCGCTGGTGCGGAAGGTTCTGTTCGAGGGCAATGATGAGTTCGATGATGCCAAGCTCGAAAGCCTGGTGACTCTGAAGACCCCTGACATTTATGAACCCCGGGTGGTCGACGAGAGCGTCAAGGCGATGAAGAAGGAGTATTTCAAGGAGGGGTTCTACGGCATCGAGATCAAACCCGAGGTGCAGATCAATGACCGGGCCGAAGCGGTTGTCACCTTCAAGATCAAGGAAGGCGACAAGGTACTGGTTGACAACATCCTCTTTGACGGCAACGAGGTGATCCCCGACAGCAAGCTCCGCAAGATCATGGAAACCAAGGAACGCTGGTGGCTTTCCTGGCTGACCGGTCGCGGAACCTTCCTGGAGGATGTGCTGCAGAACGATCTCGAACTGATTGCGGATCAGTATTTCAATATCGGTTATCTTCAGGTCAAGGTCAGGAAACCGGTCATCCTCATCAGCGAAGATCGTAAATATGTCGATATCTATATTCAGATCGAGGAGGGTGACCAGTTCCGGGTCGGGAAGCTGGATATTGCCGGTGACCTGATCAAGCCCAAGGCTGAACTGCTCGCGGAACTGAAGACGAAGCCCGGTGATATCTTCAAGCGGAATGTTCTGCGTAGGGATGTTCTCAAGTTGAATGATGCCTATGCCGACCAGGGGTATGCCTACGTCAATGTCGCTCCCCTGACCCAGCTGGACACCGAACGCAGACTGGTCGATCTCAAGTTCGATATCGAAAAAGGTCCCCTGGTCCGTATCAATCGGATTCATATCGCCGGCAACACCAAGACCCGTGACAAGGTTATTCGACGTGAGGTTCAGCTTGCCGAAGGGGAGCTTTTCAGTTCGACCAAAATAAAAGCCAGCCGGAGACGCATCAACAACCTGGGTTTTTTCGAGGAAGTCGAGGTTTCGACGAACAAGACCGCCAACGAACAATTGATGGATATCGATATTCAGGTCAAGGAGCGTCCGACCGGAAATTTCAGTATCGGAGCCGGTTACTCCTCGATCGACGGGTTGATTGCGCAGGGATCGGTCAGTCAGGACAATTTTCTCGGGCTCGCGCTCAAACTTAATCTCAGCGGCTCCTTCGGCGGGCGGACCACGACCTATAATATCGGGCTGCTGGACCCTCATTTTCTTGATACCCGGTTCGCGCTGGGAGGCGACCTGTTCAAAACCAAGTACGAATACAGTGAATATGACCGGGCCTCGATCGGGGGGGATATCAAGCTCGGCTTCCAGTTCGGAGATGACAACAGTGCCCTGTTCATTTATCGCTATGAACAGAAAGATATCACCGATGTTGATCCCGCCGCCGCTTTTGAAATCAAGGAATCCCTGGGCCGGTCCACCATCTCTTCGCTTTCAACCAGGATTACCCGCGACCGCACAGATTACCGACTAGATCCCACGCGGGGGTATCTGACTGAATTTTCTTCGGAACTGGCAGGGTGGGGCGGCAGTGAGCAGTATGCCAAACTGATTCTGCAGCATCGGCACTTTTTCCCCTTCAAGTGGGAAACCTATTTTGTCATTCACGGGCAGATTGGTTACCTGGGGGCGATTGGCGACAAAACTCTGCCGGTCGATGAGAAATTCTTCCTCGGAGGACTTTCCAGCATCCGGGGGTTTGACTGGCGGGAAGTCGGCCCCCGGGTCCAGCTGAAGGACAGTACCGGGACCCCGATTCCGGGGGCTTACGATTATATTGGTGGCGACAAGGAAGCTTTTGCCAACTTTGAATATGTTTTCCCCTTGATCAAGGAAGTCAAATTCAAAGGTGTTGTCTTTTTTGACATCGGCAATGCCTGGGATACCAACGAAGATTATTTTTCCGGTATGCGCTACAGTACGGGTGCCGGAATTCGCTGGACGAGTCCCATGGGACCGTTACGCCTCGAATGGGGGTATAACCTCGACCCCATGGATGGCGAACAGCAAAGCCGGTTTGATTTTACCATGGGCAAGTACTTTTAA
- the lpxA gene encoding acyl-ACP--UDP-N-acetylglucosamine O-acyltransferase produces MIHATAQIHPQAELGENVQVGPFAVIGEHVRIGSGTKIGAHAVIDDYTEIGRDNHIYQFASVGAEPQDLKFGGEVSWLRIGDRNRVREFATLHRGTADGGGETRIGDDCLFMAYSHVAHDCQVGNHVILANAATLAGHVLVEDFAIFGGLSAVHQFTRVGAHAMISGGSMITQDIVPYAIAQGDRAKIVGLNLIGLKRRGFSDQALATLKAAYKLVFRSDLRLEAAISRIEEELEDGPELSVLVDFLKRGERGIAR; encoded by the coding sequence ATGATCCATGCCACGGCACAGATCCATCCCCAGGCGGAGCTGGGTGAGAACGTTCAGGTCGGGCCTTTTGCCGTCATCGGGGAACATGTCCGCATCGGTTCGGGGACGAAAATCGGTGCCCACGCGGTCATCGACGACTATACGGAAATCGGCCGGGACAACCATATCTACCAGTTTGCTTCAGTCGGCGCCGAACCGCAGGACCTGAAATTCGGCGGGGAAGTTTCCTGGCTGCGTATCGGTGACCGTAACCGTGTTCGCGAGTTTGCCACCCTGCACCGCGGCACCGCTGACGGTGGCGGAGAGACCCGGATCGGTGATGACTGCCTGTTTATGGCCTACTCTCATGTCGCCCACGATTGTCAGGTCGGCAACCATGTGATCCTCGCCAACGCCGCAACCCTGGCTGGGCACGTGCTGGTCGAGGACTTTGCCATCTTCGGCGGGCTGTCCGCTGTCCACCAGTTCACCAGGGTCGGGGCGCATGCCATGATCAGTGGCGGATCGATGATCACCCAGGATATTGTCCCCTACGCTATCGCCCAGGGTGACCGGGCCAAAATTGTCGGTCTGAACCTGATCGGTCTCAAGCGGCGCGGGTTCTCGGATCAGGCGCTGGCAACTCTCAAGGCGGCGTATAAGCTGGTTTTTCGCAGTGACCTGCGCCTTGAAGCCGCCATCAGCCGTATTGAGGAGGAACTCGAAGACGGACCGGAACTGAGTGTCCTGGTTGATTTTCTGAAGCGGGGTGAGCGCGGTATCGCGCGCTGA
- a CDS encoding ABC transporter ATP-binding protein, which yields MIEVGGLKKEYRTDDGVVEVLRGIDMRVGRGERLAVVGSSGAGKTTLMHILGGLDRPTSGTVHFAGQDLYRLRGTALDAFRNRTVGFVFQFHQLLPEFDALENVMMPALIGGASRSEGIVAARALLEEVGLAHRLGHKPGQLSGGEQQRVAIARALVMAPEVLLADEPTGNLDSKTSDGIFRLLNELHERHNLTMVIVTHSSRLAQRLDRIVHIEDGEISG from the coding sequence ATGATTGAGGTCGGCGGACTGAAAAAAGAATACCGTACCGATGACGGCGTGGTTGAAGTTCTGCGCGGTATCGATATGCGGGTCGGACGGGGTGAACGCCTCGCCGTGGTCGGTTCATCGGGAGCCGGCAAGACCACCCTGATGCATATTCTCGGCGGTCTTGATCGTCCCACGTCAGGAACGGTCCATTTTGCCGGGCAGGATCTCTACCGGCTGCGCGGGACGGCGCTGGACGCGTTCCGCAATCGCACCGTCGGTTTTGTTTTTCAGTTTCATCAGCTGCTGCCTGAATTCGACGCCCTGGAAAATGTGATGATGCCGGCCCTGATCGGCGGTGCTTCGCGCAGCGAAGGCATTGTTGCGGCGCGGGCCCTGCTTGAAGAGGTCGGACTGGCCCATCGTCTCGGCCACAAACCCGGGCAGCTGTCGGGCGGAGAACAGCAGCGCGTTGCGATTGCCAGGGCCCTGGTGATGGCTCCGGAGGTGCTGCTGGCCGACGAGCCCACGGGAAACCTTGATTCGAAAACCAGTGACGGGATTTTCCGTCTTCTCAATGAACTGCATGAACGACATAACCTGACCATGGTTATCGTAACGCACAGCAGTCGGCTCGCACAGCGTCTTGATCGTATCGTGCATATTGAAGATGGGGAAATTTCGGGGTGA
- a CDS encoding OmpH family outer membrane protein: MKRIMMVLAIFALLLGGVNYAAADVKIGYIDLQKVLNESDSGKVAKEKIAKKVKEYEVQIDRQQKDLKKAKEELEKQALLLSEEARSRKQREYQQKLKELQRFTKDVRDELRMKDNDYTRKILDEIIKVVEKFGAEKGYTAIFEKNESSLVYADEKIDLTDQVIKRYNQSKKK, from the coding sequence ATGAAACGGATCATGATGGTTCTGGCGATTTTTGCGTTGCTGCTGGGTGGCGTGAACTATGCGGCGGCCGATGTAAAGATCGGGTACATCGACCTGCAGAAAGTTCTCAATGAATCTGACAGCGGCAAGGTGGCCAAGGAAAAAATTGCCAAGAAGGTGAAGGAGTACGAGGTCCAGATTGACCGGCAGCAGAAGGATTTGAAAAAGGCCAAGGAAGAACTTGAAAAACAGGCGTTGCTCCTTTCTGAAGAAGCCCGTTCCAGAAAACAGCGTGAATACCAGCAGAAGCTCAAGGAACTGCAGCGTTTTACCAAGGATGTCCGGGATGAGTTGCGCATGAAGGACAATGATTATACGCGCAAGATTCTCGATGAGATCATCAAGGTTGTTGAGAAGTTTGGCGCTGAAAAGGGCTATACCGCCATTTTTGAAAAAAATGAGAGTTCCCTGGTTTACGCCGATGAGAAAATTGATCTGACCGACCAGGTGATCAAGCGCTACAATCAGTCCAAGAAGAAGTGA
- the msbA gene encoding lipid A export permease/ATP-binding protein MsbA, whose translation MDDSRQIKNLSKRVWSYAWPYRRRILLSMLASLGVASTDGAMAKLVQPFIDKLIIAGDRDLIQLVPLIVIGLAAFKGLSRYVQQYYILTAGQLAIQDLRNQVFKHLMSLSMRFHSSNGTGSIMSRVLNDIGMLQAFLGDVLVIILRESFTLVVLVGLAFYTDWKMALIAFTALPATALPAALLARRIKAYVKKSQGAIAVLTTALEQAFSGIKVIKSFGTEKDQVRRFFDKNRSYYNFWRKVIKYDAASSPVTELLTSLGVAGVLWYGLNRVLAGEMTQGQLFSIVAAILMMYGPVKRLVRVNNVFQSAMGAAERVFELFEAQPEILDAENAVRLDRVRGELVLDHVCFSYDTASLEPVIRDLSLTIKPGEMVALVGPSGSGKTTLMGLLLRFFDPDSGSIRLDGHDLREISAESLHRNMAMVDQEAFLFNDTIANNISYGSAEGSLDRVREAARQAYADGFIEELPDGYQTEIGDRGLRLSGGQRQRISIARAVYQNAPVLILDEATSALDTESEAIVQEALNNLVENRTTIVIAHRLSTVKHADRIVVLDKGTICEIGTHEELLARGGMYRRLHDMQFKEDTDGSLD comes from the coding sequence GTGGATGATTCCAGGCAGATAAAGAATCTTTCCAAGCGGGTCTGGTCTTACGCGTGGCCCTACCGCAGGAGAATCCTGCTGTCCATGCTCGCGTCTCTCGGCGTGGCGTCGACCGACGGCGCCATGGCGAAGCTTGTTCAGCCGTTTATCGACAAGCTGATCATCGCCGGGGACCGTGACCTGATTCAGCTGGTTCCGTTAATTGTGATCGGCCTGGCGGCGTTCAAGGGGTTGTCCCGGTATGTTCAGCAGTATTATATCCTGACCGCCGGGCAACTGGCGATCCAGGATCTGCGCAACCAGGTTTTCAAGCACCTGATGTCCCTGTCGATGCGGTTTCATTCCAGCAACGGGACCGGCAGTATCATGTCGCGGGTGCTCAATGATATCGGCATGCTGCAGGCTTTTCTCGGCGATGTCCTGGTGATCATCCTGCGGGAGAGCTTTACCCTGGTGGTGCTGGTCGGGCTGGCTTTTTATACCGACTGGAAAATGGCTCTGATCGCTTTCACCGCGCTGCCGGCAACGGCCCTGCCGGCGGCGCTGCTGGCGAGGCGCATCAAGGCTTACGTGAAGAAGAGCCAGGGTGCTATCGCGGTTCTGACCACAGCGCTTGAACAGGCCTTTTCCGGCATCAAGGTGATCAAGTCCTTCGGGACCGAAAAGGACCAGGTACGACGCTTCTTCGACAAGAATCGCTCCTATTACAATTTCTGGCGCAAGGTCATCAAGTATGATGCCGCATCGTCTCCGGTCACCGAGCTGCTGACCTCCCTCGGCGTCGCCGGAGTCCTCTGGTACGGACTCAACCGGGTGCTGGCCGGAGAAATGACCCAGGGGCAGCTGTTTTCCATCGTTGCCGCCATCCTGATGATGTATGGACCGGTCAAGCGTCTGGTCAGGGTCAACAATGTCTTCCAGTCGGCGATGGGGGCGGCCGAGCGGGTGTTCGAACTGTTTGAAGCGCAACCGGAGATCCTCGACGCGGAAAACGCCGTCCGGCTTGACCGGGTTCGAGGTGAACTGGTGCTGGATCATGTCTGCTTCAGCTATGACACCGCGTCCCTGGAACCGGTTATCCGCGACCTGTCGCTCACGATCAAGCCGGGAGAAATGGTCGCCCTGGTCGGGCCGAGCGGCTCGGGAAAAACCACCCTGATGGGGTTGCTGCTGCGGTTTTTCGATCCCGATTCAGGATCGATCCGGCTTGACGGTCATGATCTGCGGGAGATCAGCGCCGAGAGTCTGCATCGCAATATGGCCATGGTCGACCAGGAGGCTTTTCTCTTCAACGACACCATCGCCAACAACATCAGCTACGGCAGCGCCGAGGGCTCACTTGACCGGGTGCGGGAAGCCGCCCGCCAGGCCTATGCCGACGGGTTTATCGAAGAGCTTCCTGACGGCTACCAGACTGAAATCGGTGACCGTGGTCTCAGACTGTCCGGCGGTCAGCGGCAACGGATCAGCATTGCCCGTGCCGTCTATCAGAATGCGCCGGTGCTGATTCTCGACGAGGCGACCAGCGCTCTGGACACCGAAAGCGAGGCGATTGTCCAGGAGGCGCTCAACAACCTGGTGGAGAACCGGACGACGATCGTCATCGCCCACCGGCTCTCGACGGTGAAACATGCCGATCGCATCGTTGTTCTCGACAAGGGAACCATCTGCGAAATCGGAACCCACGAGGAACTGCTGGCGCGGGGTGGCATGTACCGCCGATTGCATGACATGCAGTTCAAAGAGGATACTGATGGGTCGTTGGACTGA
- the lpxB gene encoding lipid-A-disaccharide synthase: MSQRTEHRRVLIVAGEASGDLHAANLIRAARELAPGLSFFGVGGDRMRAAGCDVRIPMESLSVMGVVEVLGRLPAIRRVYRDLCRMMQPGGDVRPDLLVLVDYPGMNLKLARAARRAGVPVLYYIAPKVWASRPGRMKTMARCIDQLAVIFPFEEELFNAAGIRTAYVGNPLLDEFSGARRDVDLGGRLGFDPQRPIVGLLPGSRRSEIRYCWPTMVEAARALKDERPELQFVVPLAPSLSEDLLREELTPAFPDLMICREDIYSVAGICSAILSVSGTVTLQVALAGIPMTVIYKASSLTYALARRLIRIPYVSLPNIVAGRQVVAEYLQDEANVENLLAELKRLLSDGSCRAEMINDLAEVRRLLGEPGCSRKVAVLLKEMVY; the protein is encoded by the coding sequence ATGTCGCAACGGACAGAGCACCGTCGGGTGCTGATTGTAGCCGGTGAAGCCTCCGGAGATCTGCATGCCGCCAATCTTATCCGGGCAGCCCGGGAGCTTGCTCCCGGGCTATCCTTTTTCGGGGTCGGCGGGGACCGGATGCGGGCTGCGGGGTGCGATGTCCGGATTCCCATGGAATCGCTTTCGGTCATGGGCGTTGTGGAGGTGCTGGGACGTCTGCCGGCCATCCGCAGGGTTTATCGCGATCTCTGCCGAATGATGCAGCCGGGAGGCGATGTGCGTCCCGACCTGCTGGTGCTTGTCGATTATCCAGGGATGAACCTCAAGCTCGCCCGTGCCGCCAGGCGGGCCGGGGTGCCGGTCCTCTACTACATCGCTCCCAAGGTCTGGGCTTCACGGCCCGGCCGGATGAAGACCATGGCCCGGTGTATCGATCAGCTGGCCGTGATCTTTCCTTTTGAGGAAGAGCTGTTCAACGCCGCCGGAATCCGTACTGCCTATGTCGGCAATCCCCTGCTGGACGAGTTCTCCGGGGCCCGCCGGGACGTGGACCTCGGTGGACGACTCGGGTTTGATCCGCAGCGGCCGATCGTAGGATTGTTGCCCGGCAGTCGACGGAGTGAAATCCGCTACTGCTGGCCGACCATGGTCGAAGCCGCGCGGGCTCTCAAAGACGAGCGTCCCGAACTGCAGTTTGTTGTTCCACTGGCACCGTCTCTGAGTGAAGACCTGTTGCGGGAAGAATTGACCCCGGCTTTTCCGGATCTGATGATCTGTCGGGAGGATATCTATTCGGTTGCCGGAATCTGTTCCGCTATCCTGTCTGTTTCGGGGACTGTCACCCTGCAGGTGGCCCTGGCCGGTATCCCGATGACGGTCATCTACAAGGCCTCCTCCCTGACCTATGCCCTGGCCCGACGGTTGATCAGAATACCCTATGTAAGCCTGCCGAACATCGTTGCCGGCAGACAGGTTGTCGCGGAATATCTTCAGGACGAGGCGAATGTCGAGAATCTGCTCGCCGAGCTTAAACGGCTGCTGTCGGACGGTTCCTGCCGGGCTGAAATGATAAATGATCTGGCCGAGGTGCGCAGGCTGCTCGGTGAGCCGGGGTGCTCCCGGAAGGTTGCCGTTTTGCTGAAAGAGATGGTGTATTGA
- the lpxD gene encoding UDP-3-O-(3-hydroxymyristoyl)glucosamine N-acyltransferase, with protein MPCLQELADLVGGRVVGDPQLKINRLTTFEEAEPGDIVFVTRAGYASRLGETRASAVILDEERENLPLAQLVCPNPYLAFARVLQCLQPANPAPLGIMPGAFVDPEASVGENVSIHPGCHVGRGVRIGRGTVLHPNVVIYPGATIGDDCLIQAGCVVREDCRIGNRVILQPNAVIGSDGFGFAPDGERYEKIPQVGIVVIEDDVEIGACACVDRAALGVTRIGTGCKLDNQVQIGHNVDLGPHTVMAAQSGVSGSTVIGRHCTFGGQSGTAGHIRIGDNVTVAGRGGVTSHTEGDQVISGAPAIPHREWLKMSMILPKLPEMKKEISRLKRQVDELKALLKES; from the coding sequence ATGCCATGTCTGCAGGAACTGGCTGACCTTGTCGGCGGTCGGGTGGTTGGAGACCCGCAACTGAAGATCAACCGTCTGACGACCTTCGAGGAGGCCGAGCCGGGAGATATCGTTTTCGTCACCAGGGCGGGGTACGCCAGTCGCCTCGGCGAAACCAGGGCCTCCGCTGTCATACTGGACGAGGAGCGGGAGAATCTGCCCCTCGCCCAGTTGGTCTGTCCGAACCCCTACCTGGCCTTCGCCCGGGTTCTCCAGTGCCTGCAGCCCGCGAACCCGGCCCCGCTCGGCATTATGCCCGGGGCTTTTGTCGACCCTGAAGCTTCAGTCGGTGAGAATGTAAGCATTCATCCCGGTTGTCATGTCGGTCGGGGGGTACGGATAGGTCGTGGTACGGTCCTGCACCCCAATGTGGTTATTTATCCGGGAGCGACAATCGGCGACGATTGCCTGATCCAGGCCGGGTGCGTGGTGCGCGAGGATTGCCGGATCGGTAACCGTGTCATCCTGCAGCCCAATGCCGTGATCGGCTCCGATGGTTTCGGTTTCGCCCCGGACGGCGAACGGTATGAGAAAATTCCTCAGGTCGGCATCGTTGTCATCGAAGACGATGTTGAAATCGGGGCCTGCGCCTGTGTCGACCGGGCCGCACTCGGCGTAACCCGTATCGGCACCGGGTGCAAGCTCGACAACCAGGTGCAGATCGGACACAATGTCGATCTCGGGCCGCATACCGTCATGGCGGCCCAGTCCGGTGTTTCCGGCAGTACCGTCATCGGTCGACACTGCACCTTCGGCGGCCAGTCCGGGACCGCCGGCCATATTCGTATCGGTGACAACGTCACCGTTGCCGGGCGTGGCGGAGTCACCAGTCATACCGAGGGTGACCAGGTGATTTCCGGTGCCCCGGCCATCCCTCACCGGGAGTGGCTGAAGATGTCCATGATACTGCCGAAACTGCCTGAAATGAAAAAAGAAATTTCGCGTCTGAAACGTCAGGTTGATGAGCTGAAGGCGTTGTTGAAGGAGTCTTGA
- a CDS encoding lipoprotein-releasing ABC transporter permease subunit: MAYEWFVSLRYLRAKRKQTFISIISFISIAGVTLGVAALIVVLAVMTGFHDGVRQQILGNIPHVLIQRQGGGLSDYQQIIKQVRTSPHVTSVAPFVAKEAMLLSRRNVAAVNVKGIEPGHKILNQKFLSIDHKPVSELLFERNGKLPGIVIGLDTATSLGVAIGDSVNVIPPMFTITPFGMIPKMKPFRIVGIFRQGGGFLDTFYAYIDMAQAQSFFDSEGQVSGIEVEVDGFDQARPVAAQLRGEYHFPYVIRSWEDMFGSFLSALKLEKLGLFIVLGIIVLVAAFNIATTLIMVVMEKSKDIAILRSMGATSRSIMKIFLFEGLVIGVLGTGLGAALGVVLAKNADPIIKWLERTLGVKIFDQSVYGMDHFPSVVNSGDVITVVGVALTICLLATIYPAWQAARMDPAEALRYE, encoded by the coding sequence ATGGCCTACGAATGGTTTGTCAGCCTGCGCTACCTGCGGGCCAAACGTAAACAGACCTTTATCTCGATCATCTCCTTCATTTCGATTGCCGGGGTGACCTTGGGGGTTGCCGCGCTGATCGTGGTCCTGGCGGTCATGACCGGTTTTCATGATGGTGTCCGCCAGCAGATTCTCGGCAACATTCCACATGTGCTGATTCAACGCCAGGGCGGCGGTCTGAGTGATTATCAGCAGATCATAAAACAGGTCCGGACCTCTCCTCATGTTACGTCGGTTGCGCCCTTTGTCGCCAAGGAGGCGATGCTGTTGTCGCGCCGGAATGTGGCCGCGGTCAATGTCAAGGGGATCGAACCGGGGCACAAGATTCTCAACCAGAAATTTCTCAGTATCGACCATAAACCGGTCAGCGAGCTGCTTTTCGAACGAAACGGAAAGTTGCCCGGCATCGTGATCGGGCTCGATACCGCCACCAGTCTCGGTGTGGCCATCGGCGATTCGGTGAATGTCATCCCGCCGATGTTCACCATTACGCCGTTCGGTATGATCCCCAAGATGAAGCCCTTTCGCATCGTCGGCATTTTCCGGCAGGGCGGCGGGTTTCTTGACACGTTCTACGCCTATATCGACATGGCGCAGGCACAGTCCTTTTTCGACAGTGAAGGTCAGGTCAGCGGTATTGAAGTCGAGGTTGACGGCTTTGACCAGGCCCGCCCGGTTGCCGCGCAACTGCGGGGTGAATACCATTTTCCCTACGTGATTCGCTCCTGGGAGGATATGTTCGGCTCGTTTCTCTCGGCCCTGAAGCTGGAAAAACTCGGATTGTTTATTGTCCTCGGCATCATCGTGCTGGTTGCCGCCTTCAATATTGCCACCACCCTGATCATGGTGGTGATGGAAAAGAGCAAGGACATTGCGATCCTGCGTTCTATGGGCGCCACCTCGCGAAGCATCATGAAGATTTTCCTGTTCGAGGGACTGGTGATCGGTGTCCTAGGAACCGGTCTCGGGGCGGCCCTGGGAGTCGTGCTGGCCAAGAATGCCGATCCGATCATCAAGTGGCTGGAGCGAACTCTGGGAGTGAAGATTTTTGACCAGTCGGTTTACGGCATGGACCATTTTCCTTCCGTGGTCAACAGCGGGGATGTGATAACGGTCGTCGGTGTGGCATTGACCATCTGCCTGCTGGCGACCATCTACCCGGCCTGGCAGGCGGCGCGGATGGATCCGGCCGAGGCTCTGCGTTATGAATAG
- the fabZ gene encoding 3-hydroxyacyl-ACP dehydratase FabZ yields the protein MVLDYKKIMAMLPHRYPFLLVDRILSVEPGKRIVGLKNVTINEPFFQGHFPGHPIMPGVLIIEAMAQVGGVYAVVSDEVGEDKVTYFVGIDKAKFRRPVVPGDSLRLELEMVGVRRGIYTFAGKALVDGKVVAEAELKATFVDREG from the coding sequence ATGGTTCTCGATTATAAAAAGATTATGGCTATGCTGCCGCATCGTTATCCCTTTCTGCTGGTGGACCGGATTCTTTCCGTGGAGCCGGGAAAGAGGATTGTCGGGCTGAAAAATGTCACCATCAATGAACCCTTTTTTCAGGGGCATTTCCCGGGCCACCCGATCATGCCGGGGGTGTTGATCATTGAAGCCATGGCCCAGGTCGGAGGGGTCTATGCGGTGGTCAGTGACGAGGTCGGGGAGGATAAAGTGACCTACTTCGTCGGTATCGACAAGGCCAAGTTCCGACGGCCCGTGGTCCCCGGAGACAGTCTGCGTCTTGAGCTGGAGATGGTCGGTGTTCGCAGGGGGATCTATACTTTTGCCGGCAAGGCGCTGGTGGACGGCAAAGTGGTTGCCGAAGCGGAACTGAAGGCGACCTTTGTCGACCGGGAAGGATGA